The following proteins are encoded in a genomic region of Paenibacillus sp. FSL H3-0469:
- a CDS encoding DUF624 domain-containing protein, producing the protein MEFKGAMGGIYRITEWISRIAFSNILWALCSIPFLFAGIMKILMLGSGAGGPNEQIMLNWVLGVFAPFTVFPATSALFTVVRKWVMGNTDVSTFRTFFQGYKENYLKSMLGGLIYTLLFVVMYVDVTVYMTQMPNFKIVGILMLVLMIILFVSMFNFFSIVVHYQMTFKEVVTNSILLTIARPIRVFSTLIGSGVLLYIGLRYPVLYVICIPTLIAMLAFFNFFATYNKLQLQVEKKKLAEEQAALEAAENEGLASDDDDDDDDDEDEDEDDRDKDTGKDFKRT; encoded by the coding sequence TTGGAGTTTAAAGGAGCAATGGGCGGTATATACCGCATCACGGAATGGATCTCACGCATCGCCTTCAGCAATATTTTATGGGCATTGTGTTCGATACCGTTCCTGTTCGCAGGAATTATGAAGATCCTCATGCTGGGTTCAGGAGCAGGCGGACCAAATGAGCAGATTATGCTGAACTGGGTACTTGGTGTATTCGCGCCATTCACTGTATTTCCGGCGACGTCGGCGTTATTTACAGTGGTGCGCAAATGGGTAATGGGCAATACCGATGTAAGTACATTCCGCACTTTTTTTCAGGGGTACAAAGAGAATTATCTGAAAAGCATGCTGGGAGGGCTTATCTACACCCTGCTGTTTGTCGTGATGTACGTTGATGTGACCGTATACATGACACAAATGCCGAATTTCAAGATCGTTGGTATCCTGATGCTGGTGCTGATGATTATTTTGTTCGTATCGATGTTTAACTTCTTCTCCATCGTGGTTCACTACCAGATGACGTTCAAGGAAGTGGTAACCAATTCGATTCTGCTCACGATCGCCCGGCCGATCCGTGTGTTCTCGACTTTGATTGGTTCAGGCGTTCTTCTCTATATAGGTCTGCGGTATCCGGTTCTCTACGTGATTTGTATTCCTACGCTGATTGCTATGCTTGCCTTCTTTAATTTCTTCGCTACATACAATAAGCTGCAGCTACAGGTGGAGAAAAAGAAGCTGGCTGAAGAACAGGCCGCACTGGAAGCGGCTGAGAATGAAGGTCTTGCTTCCGATGACGACGATGACGACGATGATGATGAAGACGAGGATGAAGACGACAGAGATAAGGACACCGGTAAGGATTTCAAGCGGACTTAA
- a CDS encoding DUF1499 domain-containing protein — translation MSLKRTLVGLFRSHDGTSDRAKDPALKTRYYNLSRDKAWDEVSATLKKIPGYKVLHEVQSVGEITLEKRTALGRSLDITVSVLSTTPVRCAVDIYSASRGSLGDLGANYRVIQRLYQSLDKKLGKYKVD, via the coding sequence TTGTCGTTGAAAAGAACCTTGGTCGGTTTATTTCGCAGTCATGACGGAACAAGCGACCGTGCCAAAGATCCGGCATTGAAAACGCGTTATTACAATCTTTCAAGAGACAAGGCGTGGGATGAAGTCTCCGCAACACTGAAGAAAATTCCTGGATATAAGGTCTTGCATGAAGTGCAGTCTGTAGGGGAGATTACCCTGGAGAAAAGAACGGCGTTAGGCCGCTCGCTGGATATTACCGTATCTGTGCTAAGCACCACGCCCGTACGCTGTGCCGTAGATATATATTCAGCATCCAGAGGGTCGCTTGGCGATCTGGGTGCCAATTACCGTGTCATTCAGCGTTTGTACCAGTCTCTGGATAAGAAGCTGGGCAAATATAAGGTGGATTAA
- the tpx gene encoding thiol peroxidase translates to MTQERTGVTTFKGNPITLVGPQLKAGDPAPQFTVSKNLLEDVTLTDYAGKIKLISVVPSLDTGVCDAQTRRFNSEAAGLGDDVVILTISTDLPFAQARWCGAAGIDSVITLSDHKETSFGQAYGVLIKEFRLDMRSIFVVDKNDTLAYVEYLGEMAEHPDYEAAVSAVKALL, encoded by the coding sequence ATGACGCAAGAAAGAACAGGCGTAACCACATTTAAGGGCAACCCCATCACTCTGGTAGGCCCGCAGCTGAAAGCCGGAGATCCCGCGCCGCAATTCACGGTTAGCAAGAATCTCCTGGAAGATGTTACTCTTACAGATTACGCTGGCAAAATCAAGCTGATCAGCGTTGTACCTTCCCTGGATACCGGTGTGTGCGATGCGCAGACCCGCCGCTTCAACAGCGAGGCTGCCGGTCTTGGCGATGATGTAGTCATCCTCACCATCAGCACTGACCTCCCTTTTGCCCAAGCCCGCTGGTGCGGTGCCGCAGGCATCGACAGTGTAATCACCCTGTCCGACCACAAGGAGACTTCCTTCGGACAAGCCTACGGCGTCCTGATCAAGGAATTCCGCCTCGACATGCGCTCCATCTTCGTTGTAGACAAGAACGACACTTTGGCTTATGTCGAGTATCTCGGTGAAATGGCTGAGCATCCGGACTACGAAGCGGCAGTTTCCGCAGTTAAAGCTCTACTGTAA
- a CDS encoding rhomboid family intramembrane serine protease, which translates to MIFIRYEKWRSYLRYYPVTCALILANVVMFIVLSLNGGSTNLYTLVKYGATVNVGAETDELWRCVTAMFLHNGFAHLFFNSFSLLVFAPPLERLMGWWRYALLYLGGGFIANLLWVLISSRGNVEIGIVSVGASGAIYAVYGAFLYIAVLQRAMMDEGSRKTLYGLLVMGIIMSFAAPSINYIAHIGGLIAGFFIYGLIIRVFKRNRR; encoded by the coding sequence ATGATTTTTATAAGGTATGAGAAGTGGAGAAGTTATCTCCGGTATTACCCTGTAACTTGTGCGCTGATTCTGGCCAACGTGGTTATGTTCATCGTGCTGTCCTTGAATGGCGGCTCTACCAACCTGTACACGCTTGTGAAGTATGGGGCTACGGTCAATGTGGGCGCTGAAACGGATGAGCTGTGGCGCTGCGTGACGGCGATGTTCCTGCACAACGGCTTCGCCCATTTGTTCTTCAACAGCTTCTCGCTGCTTGTGTTCGCCCCGCCGCTGGAGCGGCTGATGGGATGGTGGCGTTATGCGCTGCTGTATCTGGGCGGCGGCTTCATTGCTAATCTGCTGTGGGTTCTTATAAGCAGCCGCGGGAATGTGGAGATCGGAATTGTCTCTGTAGGGGCCTCGGGGGCGATCTACGCCGTCTATGGCGCATTCCTCTATATTGCGGTGCTTCAGAGAGCAATGATGGATGAGGGCTCGCGCAAGACGCTCTACGGACTTCTGGTGATGGGGATTATCATGTCCTTTGCTGCTCCAAGTATCAACTATATTGCTCATATCGGCGGCCTGATCGCCGGATTCTTCATCTATGGGCTAATCATCCGTGTATTCAAACGAAACCGGCGATAA
- a CDS encoding LysR family transcriptional regulator has product MELRQLQYFLKVAQKEHVTRAAEELHVAQSAVSRQIHQLEQELGVDLFMQKGRNLQLTPVGQLFCKRVESVLNELDRSVAEVHEFLDPERGEIRIGFPHSLGTHLIPSIVAAFRRHYPHVKFRFKQGAYPSLIKDVISGEVDLAFISPFPENVGHVAGDIVMTEELFAILPQNHPLASEEVIRLEQLRDEKFVLFSQGYSLRPIVWQACLAAGFKPQIAFEGGETDTIRGLVAAGMGVSLLPEMALYQTNPMQPAQVRVVEPTITRTVGLIHRAEGKLPLVAQSFRNFLLTYFKDRHTDNTPVGS; this is encoded by the coding sequence GTGGAGCTTAGACAGCTGCAGTATTTTCTGAAGGTTGCCCAGAAGGAACATGTCACCAGAGCGGCGGAGGAGCTGCATGTCGCACAATCTGCAGTGAGCCGCCAGATTCATCAGCTGGAGCAGGAGCTGGGGGTGGATCTGTTCATGCAGAAGGGGAGAAACCTGCAGCTTACGCCTGTCGGGCAGCTCTTTTGCAAAAGAGTGGAGTCGGTTCTGAATGAACTCGACCGGTCTGTGGCGGAGGTGCATGAATTCCTTGACCCGGAACGCGGTGAGATCCGCATCGGCTTCCCGCATAGCCTCGGGACCCATCTGATTCCTTCGATTGTGGCGGCATTCCGCCGGCATTATCCCCATGTGAAATTCCGCTTCAAGCAGGGGGCCTATCCTTCCTTAATCAAGGATGTTATCTCTGGAGAAGTGGATCTGGCATTCATCTCGCCGTTCCCTGAGAATGTGGGACATGTGGCCGGAGATATCGTCATGACCGAGGAATTGTTCGCCATTCTGCCGCAGAATCATCCGCTTGCCAGCGAAGAAGTAATCCGGCTGGAGCAGCTGCGGGACGAGAAGTTCGTATTATTCAGCCAAGGCTACTCGCTGCGGCCGATTGTGTGGCAGGCCTGCCTGGCGGCAGGGTTCAAGCCGCAGATTGCTTTTGAAGGCGGGGAGACCGATACGATCCGTGGTCTGGTAGCCGCCGGGATGGGGGTAAGCCTGCTGCCGGAGATGGCGCTCTACCAGACCAACCCGATGCAGCCTGCGCAGGTCCGGGTGGTGGAGCCTACGATTACCAGAACCGTGGGGCTGATTCACCGGGCAGAAGGTAAGCTCCCGCTGGTCGCCCAGTCCTTCCGTAACTTCCTGCTTACCTATTTCAAAGACAGACACACAGACAATACCCCGGTCGGCTCATAG
- a CDS encoding zinc metallopeptidase: MPLMYVLLAVAFIFSLWAQFRVKGNFKKWAKVPNMNGLTGYEAARRMLDANGLYDVPIEPVPGTLTDHYDPINRVVRLSEPVYYESSIAAVSVACHEIGHAIQHKEHYPMLALRHRMFPVVNFASGVAPFMLLAGFIFSSFNLIGLGIIFFSAAVAFQLVTLPVEFNASSRARTIMLQQGFIRNDEERGVAKVLNAAALTYVAAALVSLIELIRLILMFLGNRD; encoded by the coding sequence ATGCCACTAATGTATGTATTGTTAGCTGTCGCTTTTATCTTCTCGCTATGGGCCCAGTTCAGGGTCAAGGGCAATTTCAAGAAATGGGCCAAGGTACCGAACATGAACGGCTTAACGGGTTACGAAGCAGCCCGGCGTATGTTGGATGCCAATGGACTCTACGATGTTCCCATTGAACCGGTTCCAGGAACCCTCACAGACCACTATGACCCGATTAACCGCGTTGTGCGGCTGTCGGAGCCTGTATATTATGAAAGCTCCATCGCAGCGGTCTCCGTCGCTTGTCACGAGATCGGCCATGCGATTCAGCACAAGGAGCATTATCCGATGCTGGCGCTTCGCCACCGGATGTTCCCGGTCGTGAACTTTGCCTCCGGGGTCGCCCCCTTCATGCTGCTTGCAGGCTTCATCTTCAGCTCGTTCAATCTTATTGGACTCGGCATAATCTTCTTCTCTGCCGCAGTTGCCTTCCAGCTGGTCACACTGCCTGTCGAATTCAACGCCAGCAGCCGTGCGCGCACGATTATGTTACAGCAGGGCTTCATCCGCAACGATGAAGAGCGCGGCGTCGCCAAGGTCCTGAATGCCGCAGCGCTAACCTATGTTGCAGCAGCGCTGGTATCCCTGATCGAACTGATCCGCCTGATCCTGATGTTCCTCGGCAACCGCGATTAA
- a CDS encoding MerR family transcriptional regulator, translating to MTLYRIGELAKAAGISERTIDYYTKLGLITPESRSMKNYRLYSHETLVILQRINQLKQEKYTLEEIKSLMGKWNAATPEAEVSGKLVQLELQMQQLEREVKALEPVISGLKPGQANRALAALIPQGVACMEAIRLLLTQGPPM from the coding sequence ATGACCCTTTACCGGATCGGAGAGCTGGCCAAGGCGGCCGGTATCAGTGAACGTACCATTGATTATTATACGAAGCTTGGACTGATTACACCTGAATCCAGGAGCATGAAGAATTACCGGCTCTACAGTCATGAAACCTTAGTCATTCTGCAACGTATTAATCAGCTTAAGCAAGAGAAATATACATTGGAAGAAATCAAATCCCTGATGGGCAAGTGGAATGCAGCCACACCTGAGGCTGAGGTCTCCGGCAAGCTGGTCCAGCTTGAGCTTCAGATGCAGCAGCTTGAACGGGAAGTCAAGGCCCTGGAGCCCGTGATAAGCGGTTTGAAGCCTGGCCAGGCCAACCGTGCACTGGCCGCACTGATTCCTCAGGGCGTCGCCTGTATGGAAGCGATCCGGCTTCTGCTGACCCAGGGGCCGCCAATGTAA
- a CDS encoding ammonium transporter, translating to MKKKMLMMFLGMITLMIYPVSAFAAEGPAAPDLQIGLDTAFTFLAFILVFFMQSGFALLEAGSVRMKNAGHVAGKTVLTLAIASLCFWALGFGLGFGNGNSFFGTTGFFYGGDSTASAFESLAFSDVTLNTKFLFQMAFAAVSLAIVSGGMAERAKLSVYIIFGILFSVVIYPVVAHWVWGGGWLAELSMQDYAGSTVVHLTGATAAVVATILLKPRLGKFNKEGKPVIIPGHNQVFTVLGVIILWFGWFGFNPGSALSPMGGFFGHVALTTNIAAAAGGLAALAASWLYFGKSDIPAMLNGVLAALVAITGACAFVEPWAAIVIGLIAGAFTFMTSQWLERAGLDDPIYAFSVHGIAGMWGALSTGLFAAPDLIEQGALVGKAGLFYGGGFHQLGVQALGVVGTFVFVAVMSFVILYVMKMVMGIRVTEEEELMGLDISEHGTYGYPEQMKLISESESKTLKH from the coding sequence ATGAAAAAAAAGATGTTGATGATGTTCCTGGGTATGATTACACTGATGATCTATCCGGTCAGCGCCTTCGCAGCTGAGGGTCCGGCAGCACCGGATCTGCAGATCGGACTAGACACTGCATTTACGTTCCTGGCATTTATCCTTGTATTCTTCATGCAATCAGGATTCGCATTACTTGAGGCCGGTTCGGTCCGGATGAAGAATGCCGGTCACGTGGCCGGTAAGACGGTACTGACACTGGCAATTGCAAGCTTGTGCTTCTGGGCACTGGGCTTTGGCCTTGGCTTCGGTAACGGCAACAGCTTCTTCGGAACTACAGGCTTCTTCTACGGCGGCGATTCAACAGCCTCTGCATTCGAATCCCTGGCCTTCTCCGATGTTACCTTAAATACGAAATTCCTGTTCCAAATGGCATTTGCAGCAGTCTCCCTGGCGATTGTATCCGGTGGTATGGCTGAACGTGCTAAGCTTAGCGTATATATTATCTTCGGAATTCTCTTCTCGGTTGTGATTTATCCGGTTGTAGCTCACTGGGTATGGGGCGGCGGCTGGTTGGCAGAGCTGAGCATGCAGGATTATGCAGGTTCTACAGTTGTCCATCTTACAGGTGCGACGGCGGCAGTAGTGGCGACCATTCTTCTCAAGCCACGTCTTGGCAAATTCAACAAAGAAGGCAAGCCGGTCATTATTCCGGGGCATAACCAGGTATTCACTGTCCTTGGTGTGATCATTCTCTGGTTCGGCTGGTTCGGCTTCAACCCAGGCAGCGCGTTGTCCCCTATGGGCGGATTCTTCGGACATGTAGCGCTGACTACTAACATTGCAGCGGCGGCAGGCGGTTTGGCAGCTCTGGCAGCTTCCTGGCTGTACTTCGGCAAATCTGATATTCCGGCAATGCTTAACGGCGTACTGGCAGCCCTGGTTGCCATCACAGGTGCCTGTGCCTTCGTAGAGCCTTGGGCAGCCATCGTTATCGGTCTCATTGCCGGTGCCTTCACCTTCATGACTTCGCAGTGGCTGGAGCGTGCAGGACTGGATGATCCGATCTATGCTTTCTCTGTACACGGTATCGCCGGTATGTGGGGTGCGTTGTCCACAGGTCTCTTCGCAGCACCAGATCTTATTGAACAAGGTGCACTTGTAGGTAAAGCAGGTCTCTTCTACGGCGGCGGCTTCCATCAGCTCGGCGTGCAGGCGCTGGGTGTAGTCGGAACCTTCGTATTCGTAGCCGTGATGTCCTTCGTCATCCTGTATGTGATGAAGATGGTTATGGGTATCCGTGTAACAGAAGAAGAAGAATTGATGGGTCTGGATATCAGTGAGCACGGTACTTACGGTTATCCTGAGCAAATGAAGCTGATCAGTGAATCAGAATCCAAAACCCTCAAACACTAA
- a CDS encoding DUF294 nucleotidyltransferase-like domain-containing protein, with protein MEAADWNKEESYLSIVTAGSPEELKRRRTACQQVLLEQLGVIPVQEWMHRVNAMHDQLARTAVRICEAQMKEAGYGLPPCAYSFIVFGSAGRQEATLWSDQDNGLIVEEALEGERKRYFEAFGSMLSDVLEAIGYEKCEGRVMCSEPLWRKSLADWRLQLADWMEQLEWEPVRYLIIASDMRHVAGSEALSAQWREALHNGFTDNSKLTLAVLRNTVRHKATLNLLGQVLTERFGDNAGGFDVKYGLYIPLVNIVRHLSLLHGIEASSTLKRLDELAKLEQYQHLEEIRRACLTALRMRVNTPFTVTDGLLVSSDYYAENDLKNKQLRAELRESLLLIRRLHKALQRQLRSAERRQL; from the coding sequence ATGGAGGCAGCAGATTGGAACAAAGAAGAAAGTTACTTGTCCATCGTAACAGCCGGTTCGCCGGAGGAGCTCAAGAGGAGACGTACCGCTTGTCAACAAGTGCTGCTGGAGCAGCTCGGCGTGATTCCCGTTCAGGAATGGATGCACCGGGTCAATGCGATGCATGACCAGCTTGCCCGGACCGCGGTACGGATATGTGAGGCGCAGATGAAGGAGGCGGGCTACGGCCTGCCTCCCTGCGCCTATTCCTTTATTGTTTTCGGGAGTGCGGGCCGGCAGGAAGCTACACTGTGGAGCGATCAGGATAACGGCCTGATTGTCGAGGAAGCGCTGGAGGGTGAACGGAAAAGGTATTTCGAAGCTTTTGGCAGCATGCTGTCGGATGTGCTTGAGGCGATTGGCTATGAGAAGTGTGAGGGCAGGGTCATGTGCTCTGAGCCGCTCTGGCGGAAGTCACTGGCAGACTGGAGGCTCCAGCTGGCAGACTGGATGGAGCAACTCGAATGGGAGCCTGTGAGGTACCTGATTATAGCTTCGGATATGCGGCATGTAGCGGGAAGTGAGGCGCTGTCTGCGCAGTGGCGGGAAGCCCTGCATAACGGATTCACGGATAACAGTAAATTGACGTTGGCAGTACTGCGCAATACGGTGCGCCACAAGGCAACGCTGAATCTGCTGGGGCAGGTGCTCACGGAGCGGTTCGGTGATAATGCAGGCGGCTTCGATGTCAAATATGGCCTCTACATTCCGCTTGTCAATATTGTCAGGCACTTGTCGCTGCTGCATGGAATCGAAGCATCTTCGACACTGAAGCGGCTGGATGAGCTGGCTAAGCTGGAGCAGTATCAGCATCTGGAAGAAATCAGGCGGGCTTGTCTGACAGCGCTCAGGATGCGGGTGAACACGCCGTTTACGGTGACGGACGGCCTGCTCGTGAGCAGTGATTATTATGCGGAGAATGATTTGAAGAATAAGCAGCTCCGGGCGGAGCTGCGGGAAAGCCTGCTGCTGATCAGACGCCTGCATAAGGCGCTGCAGCGGCAGCTCCGGTCAGCGGAAAGGAGACAGCTATGA
- a CDS encoding exonuclease domain-containing protein, with the protein MKEPSKGGGFWNNLRQGGMPSAIASMRGGESAQQTAQQMAFIRSLMREKRRPEVLHTPLSELETVIFDLETTGFSHQGGDEIMSIGAIRVVGEEIKAEECFYTLVNCGATIPDNITRLTGISAEMTSSAPPLMDGLHNFMSFVGQRVLVAHGSAHDKAFLNAALWKTSKVQLTHRVLDTMMLARWLEPHRSNYTLDELLAIHEIPIEGRHHALEDAKMTAKLWVAYIRQILQKNQVDTLGDLYAYLSRT; encoded by the coding sequence ATGAAGGAGCCGAGCAAAGGCGGAGGATTCTGGAATAATCTGCGGCAAGGCGGAATGCCCTCTGCCATCGCTTCCATGAGGGGCGGAGAATCGGCGCAGCAGACAGCCCAGCAAATGGCCTTTATCCGTTCTCTGATGCGCGAGAAGCGGCGTCCCGAGGTGTTGCATACTCCGCTGTCTGAACTGGAGACGGTAATATTCGATCTGGAGACTACAGGCTTCTCCCACCAGGGTGGGGACGAGATTATGTCCATTGGGGCGATCCGGGTAGTAGGCGAAGAGATCAAGGCAGAGGAATGCTTCTATACACTGGTGAACTGCGGGGCAACGATTCCTGACAATATTACGAGACTGACCGGAATCTCAGCCGAGATGACCTCCTCTGCTCCGCCGCTGATGGATGGCCTGCATAACTTCATGTCCTTCGTCGGGCAGCGGGTGCTGGTGGCGCACGGGAGCGCCCATGATAAGGCGTTCCTGAACGCTGCCTTATGGAAGACCTCCAAGGTCCAGTTAACCCACCGGGTGCTGGATACGATGATGCTGGCCCGTTGGCTGGAGCCGCACCGCAGCAATTACACGCTGGATGAGCTGCTGGCGATCCATGAGATTCCTATTGAGGGCCGCCATCATGCGCTGGAGGATGCCAAGATGACGGCGAAGCTGTGGGTAGCTTACATCCGCCAGATCTTACAAAAGAATCAGGTAGATACGCTAGGCGACTTGTACGCCTATCTAAGCAGGACCTGA
- a CDS encoding TlpA disulfide reductase family protein has translation MKAVHKRNVTILALIVFLAVLAIEHKVKSEPKAVAVLQQTAEPETGASAGLKAPPFTVQEGDKQYGVDGAREKPVILNFWASWCDPCRQEAPELNKLAMKYSKVLDVYGINVTSQDYKPNAERFVKKYMLTFPVMYDLKGQIFDKYNGAVFPTNVLIDKNGVISEIILGVLSAEELEKKIIALTGS, from the coding sequence ATGAAAGCAGTCCATAAACGGAATGTAACGATTCTGGCCTTGATTGTTTTTCTGGCCGTTCTTGCCATAGAACATAAAGTGAAATCGGAGCCAAAGGCGGTTGCAGTCCTGCAGCAGACGGCGGAACCGGAGACTGGTGCATCCGCCGGACTCAAAGCGCCTCCTTTTACAGTGCAGGAAGGGGATAAGCAATATGGGGTCGATGGGGCGAGGGAGAAGCCGGTCATTCTTAACTTCTGGGCCTCCTGGTGTGATCCTTGCCGGCAGGAAGCTCCTGAACTGAATAAGCTGGCTATGAAGTACAGCAAGGTGCTGGATGTATACGGAATTAACGTGACCAGCCAGGATTACAAGCCTAATGCGGAACGCTTCGTCAAGAAGTACATGCTGACCTTCCCGGTGATGTATGATCTGAAGGGCCAGATCTTCGACAAGTATAACGGGGCGGTGTTTCCGACCAACGTGTTGATTGATAAGAACGGGGTCATCAGCGAGATTATCCTGGGGGTCCTGAGCGCAGAGGAATTGGAGAAAAAGATTATTGCGCTGACCGGCTCCTAG